GTGCCTTGTGTGAGGTTGCGGAGGCGATTAAGGCGGTTAAAAGATTGGTTTTGTTTGCTGGAAGCTTTGATTGTAATGTTTCAACGGTAATTCAATTATTGTCTGAACAACCTTAAATGTGGCAGGCTTGGTCTATTTGTTTTAATTAGTTGAAACCCTAAATTAGCTTTAATTTAGTATAATATTATATGCTGGTTGCAGCCCTGTGGACGTAGGTCAGCTTAGACTGAACCGGTATATTCCGTAgtttgtttgtgtgtgtgtgtgtgtgtttgcaaTTCGATCCTAACATTCTTTATGTCTTAATCAACTAAAGGACGGAACGGCACAACAAATTGTGTTTCAATTCCAATGCGTTACGTCGAAATTGGAAAAGGCGTTAGCCGGCTTGCCGTATGATCATTTTGACATATCAGAGGAAGTGAAAGAGCAAGTAAGACATACAAACATGATGTATATTTGTCTTTATGTATGCTTATCTTCTAGGAGTTTTTATGTTCAATATATCTTGTTTCATAGGTTGATTTAGTCCGAGTTCAGTTAAAAAGAGCCGCTGAACGATACGGTGGATCACAAGATCTGACCGTTTTATCAATTGGCTTATCTCAATCACTGGCGAAAGAGTCTGATATTGTTCATGGAATTAGCCATGATCATAATGAAGTTGAATTGAAAGTGGGAAATGTTTCGAACGAAAGCGTTGTAAATGATGTAGATGAGATGATATACGAGCCTGCTACTGCGTCATCTGACGCATCTTGTATGTTAAAACCTGCCGAGGATGCAGTAAACAACGTTGAGGAGAACAAGAAGCCTGTGATTCCGGATGATTTTCTTTGCCCGATTTCACTAGAGCTCATCCGAGATCCTGTTATTGTGTCCACAGGACAGGTATGTCGAAACCGTTTGTTAACAGAAGTTGTATATCCAAACATCAGAAACATGTTTATGTATTATAATGTTTATGTTATTTTGCAGACTTATGAGAGATCATACATACAAAGATGGATAAATTGCGGGAATACAACGTGCCCGAAAACTCGACAAAAACTTCAAAACCTCATACTTACTCCCAACTATGTCTTGAGAAGTTTAATCACTCAATGGTGTACGCTTCACAACGTTGAGCACCCAACTTTACTCACAAACTCGCGATTGAAAAATATCGATAAATCATTTCTCGATATGATTGATGCAATTGTTCAGAATCTCTCAAGCCAGTCTATCGAAGAACAAAGAGCAGCCGTCTCTGAAATAAGATCTTTATCGAAAAGAAGCACAGACAACCGGATACTCATCGCTGAAGCAGGAGCGATTCCGGTTCTTGTTAGTTTAATACTGTCTGAAGACGATATTACACAACAGCATGCGGTTACTTCAATTCTCAACCTCTCGATATACGAAGATAATCGAGAACTCATAATGCTTGCAAATGCGGTACCTTCAATTGTACAAGTCCTTAGAACAGGCGCCATGGAAACGAGAGAAAATGCAGCCGCTACGCTTTTTAGCTTATCGCTTGCTGATGAAAACAAGATAATAATCGGTGCGTCGGGTGCGATTCCGCTATTGGTTCATCTTCTTGAAAATGGAAGCAAACGAGGGAAAAACGATGCTGCAACGGCTTTATTCAACTTGTGTATATATCAAGGAAACAAAGGGAGGGCGGTTAGGGCCGGAGTCATTGCGGTATTAGTCAAAATGTTGACCGAGTCAAATGGTTCGATGGTTGATGAAGCTTTGACTATACTTTCGATTCTTGCGAGTCATCAAGAAGCTAAAGCTGCCATGTTAAGAGCTTGCATCATTCCGAATTTGATTGAACATGTGGCGGCTGCAAATTCAAGGAATCAAGAAAATGCTATTTCGATTTTGCTTTCGTTGTGTAAAAGAGACGATGAGAATCTTGGAGTTATAAGCAGGCTCGGGGTGTTAACGCCGTTAATGGAGCTTGCTAACAATGGCACAGAACGGGCTAAACGAAAGGCTGTATTGTTACTGGGGCATCTTCAAAGGTCTCAACAACAACTTCAACATGTTGATGGCTAACTTTTCATGGTGATTGGTTGATATTTATACTTGATTTTATTtatacatgattttttttttttttcggttcGTGAAGAAGAACAAAGAGTTGAAGCAACTTCTTGTGCTTTCTTTGTGTTTTCATATTGGTCACTGCAAAttcatttgatttgattttgttatTGTTTGTTTGACATCTGAGATAACATTTGTGAATCTTTGAAGATATATTTATACCAAAATTTATATTCTATACCCTTGATTGGCGTGATTATATGTGTCTTGTATCTTGTGACTTATATATTATGCTTGTCTAGTGCTTAATGATTCTAATATAgcattttttttaatatgttaaTTGCGAGGGCACATGTAATTGagaacaagttttttttttttttttttttttttttttttacaaaacacgAATCACTAACGAAGTTCACATCcttgggtttagtctaaatggTTTCGGATCAAGCCTGTAGACACGTTTAGATAAATGGACTTGGGTTTGGGTATACACGTTAAACCATTCATTTACTGAAATGTGTTTTTACACCGTAATTATAAAATGGTTGTGTATTTTGTGTCAAAATTTATAAGTTAAAGAGAGATTGACATCAGGTTTATAATTCAAATGTAATTTTTTATACATGTTTCTCAACTTATTTTAGAGGTAatgaagaaaaaaaaacagattaAAAAGGTCGTGTTTATATCAGCGTGCAAATTCATATTGTGTCTAGATTCAAGTTTCCCTCACACGGTTTTCGGGTTTGTGACATGTTTGGTTCGACCTGCCAACTGACAAACACGGCCCGTTTAGAACTCCTAAACGAttctctttgtttttttttttttttttttttttttaaatctgatATGCATTCAAATCACTTGATAACCCTTTCAAGAATCTAATCATTAACCTAACTAATCATTACACAAAAAATCTTaagaatcaactaatcatttgcacagctaataaactaaaaaataattattaaaaaattTGTATATCGATGGACAAAGGCCATATTTTTATAATGAGCAAAAAAGCAACACTAAGCCCAAAGCCCAACTGTTACTGCATATCAAAGTCCACAGACTAGGAGCCCAATTCATCCAAAAGTGTATTCTAAaataaagaattacatgtctatAGGTATTTGTTagttaaatataaataaatatagaaaaAGAAAGTTCAACAGATTCTTTTGTAAAATTTAACAGGTCATGCTTTATGACCTTATTCCTTGGATTTGTCTACAACCAAAGTAGAGAAATCATATCATAATCATGAAACAAAACACTTGAAGGGAAACAAACCGACTCTCGTATTAACAATGAACTATGCTCGTTTTGTGCGCCTTCCAACTTCAAGCGCCAGCTCAGTATCGATTTTCAGGGATATGTCAAGCGCTTTCACCGAGTGAGTCAGCGCCCCGCTGCATACAAGAACAAATTACACAAAAAGCTTTATATAGAATCACATAATTTTGTATATCATAATTAAACTAGTACTTGATTAATAAACGGTAACAAAAGATTTTTAAAGGTTTTCTTAAACGCATTATTACCTGGATATGTATGTCACTCCAGTTTGCCCAATTTTGTGTACTGTTTCCAGAGTAACATTTCCAGATGCCTGTAATACGTTACTTCGGTTATAAACagctaaaaaataaaaacaaataaaaaatgatAATAGGATTTTACCTCGGTCTCAAACTTGCCACTAATAAGCTCTACAGCTTGTTTAAGCATGGATACATCAATGTCTCCGTCAGGTTGAGGCACAACCATATTATCCAACATTATTCGGCTTAACGAAGTATCGTTTTGGGAAGCATAATTAAGGACCTCGTGTATTTCTTCAAATGTCCTAGTCTCCACCTGTTCATAGAAGCAAAATTAAACAGATTTAAATAACTACTGACGAGGTTCATTGAGATTTTAAAGATGATTTTATAAGTTAGTTACCTCAACACCCATCTGGAGATTATTTTTCTTTAAATAAACGTCAACTGATTTGAGCGCATTCGAAACGCCTCCAGCTATGGaaatatgattgtcttttatcaTCACCATATCGAATAAACCCATCCTGTGATTCTGCCCTCCACCTATGAGTACCTGTTAAcagaaaaacacacacacacacacacacattattAAGGAAAAAATGTGCAGAAAAATCTTAGGGTTTGTGAGAGTAAAATAAAATAGGAACAAGGGAACTACACCGCCCACTTATCCACCAAACGCAATGCCGGAGCAGTCTTTCTTGTTTCCAAAATGCACGCCGGATGAGCAGCGTCTGCCATGGCCTGTAACAAAATTACCCACTTATGAAAAACCTTTCTAACAAATCACAGATTTAAGCCTAAGAAATAAGTAACTGGTTGTGCCACGTGTCACAATTCTGTGAGTCCAAGATTCTTTTTCTCGCTTCTCTTATTTTACCCCTTTGTGTTTTATCtcttatttttgtaaatatatcTTATCTCAAACTAGCGTTTTATTTTTTCTAAATCTTCATtactaactatttaatatttcttttagagttaattgcccggatagtccctgtggtttcacgttttttcacgtttagtccccaccttttgaaaatagcaggtatgctccctatggtttgttattttgttactcggatagtcccctgagtagatgtcagttagtttggaaatagcaggtatgctccctatggtttgcattttgttactcggatagtcccctgagtaaatgtcaggggactatccgagtaacaaaatgacaaaccatagggagcatacctgctatttccgaaaggtagggactaaacgtgaaaccacagggaccatccgggcaattaactctttcttttatcaacccgtgtaacacacgggtttCTAACCTGGTATATTATAAAGATAGAATTAGTCAACAAATAGATAATGGTCAACAAATCATAGAAAATCAACGTATCTAACTGATTTATACATACAGTCGTACAGGCCACTCAAAACTCTAGAGTCTTGcaaattaaaataaatatgtAAACATTCACACCTTTGTGAGTGTGGCTATGCCACTCATCCTCTGCATAAAGTTGAGCACAACTCTTTCGGCAACAACGATACTGTGCGCCCTTCCTAATAGGTTTACATACgaaacacaaaacaataatagtCAATCAATATATGAATTTTAAAAATCTCTATAGCTCATCATGTCTATTGCTTACCATGCACTTTGCCAAACTTTAGTCCTCTAACAACATTATCTCCATCTTTTCTAAACCATTCCACCTGACACCATTTCGAACATCAAAAATCTACTAACTTTCCGTAAACTAACacaagttttaattttttttattttggtacGGCGTATAGTTTGTCAATACCTTCAAAGTAGGATCAACTTCATTAAATATCATCTCAGCAAGCGCAATCCCCGCAACAATTCCATCATCCTTCGCCAGAAAATACGCCTCGACTTCCATCTCAGTCGGTATTGTGGCCAAACAAGTCACATCCCCTACATTAATTCGCCCAACATATCAACAAAATATGTTACTTAACCATATTCCTGACAATTAtttgaaaatttacaaaaaaaaaacagaataaaAATCAAACCTTTATCTCCAGCATCTTCAGAAAGGGCTAGTTGAATAACACCCTTTAAATCATAAGTCGGGTGAACAGGCGGCTTTACAACAACCGACTCGATTAATTTTTCATGCTTCACATTTGTAACTGCTGTCATTTTAACTACCAGTTTGTTTCTTGAGCAACACCTATTATATCATACAAAACAAACCCTAGTTTCATACACATACAGATACACATAAAACATCATATTGTATCTACTACATATATGAATAAATGATATTAATCAAACCTTGAAGAAGCTATAAGTGGACTAGTGGGTGCAACTAATTGAGAAAAAGAAATTCCAAACATCTATTGAAATTGTAATATGCCCTTAATTTAATTTCCTGCAAGTGAAAGAGTAAAGTCATCTTCtaaaatcaattaacaaacaaaaTAAAGTTGCAAAATGAATTATTGCTTACTAAATTAGTGGCAAAATTCGTGAAATTGGTATCTAAATAATGCAACTGCTTAGGTAGGTTATAAGGATTACCTGGATGATGAAGAACCCCCAAAAACATAATAATAGCAATTTGAGCAGCTTTTAGTATCTTATTCTGTTTGTGCGAATACAATCTTTTTGGATTGGTGGTGTTGCTCTTGCTCCACTAGCGACCTCTGCTCGTTTGAGTTTTGACCCCCTTTTTTTAAACCTAAAGTTCGGCTACCGAGTAGTTACTAAATTCTGTacccgagtctcatttaacatTAACAAGTGAGCGGAGGGAAAAAAGATAGAAAATATGAAAAATCATGTTCTCGAGTTTCATTTAACAGAGGGAGGGGATGAAAAAATAGAAGAAAATATGACCATATATTCCACCTTTCAAATTGGAGAGATTATGAGAGAAAATTTTCCTTctcctccccctgttaaatgagatTCGAGAACATAGTGTAAATCTCGAGTTCGGCTCATAACTACTTGATTAGTTAAAACGATACAACCTGATCCATGTAATTGTTGGATTGGAATGACTAGAATCCCTAAATTTGTTGTTTTTGTGTTTACTTAAGGTCGCTAATGTTTTTCTTTGAACATCAAAAACGTGCCACATGCTCTAGACATTTGTACCTAAAGGGTTTTAAATGCTTACTTTTGAACACCTTAGTTAATAATCAGATGTCTTTAAGGTATATTGGTAAGGGTTTTCCTTTACCAAGTGTATGTCTGTTTGGTATATGAATAGAATTGAGAGaaaaataaaattgtaataaTCAGATGTCTTTAAGGTAATCGGATGTTTTTCGCTTGTTATGTTTGAATCAAAAAGTTTAGGAGCACGTTTGTCAATAGTTATAAGTTTGAAGTGTTATGGAATGGTCTATGAAGATATGGGTGTTACGCATTTGAATAGCTAAAAAACCTTCGAAACCGCTTAATTACAACAACGacgacaacaacaacaataacaacaacaacaatatataatttttaaagtAAAACCATATAGAGTTGATGTGTTGGATGGTTCAACTGAGAGACGACAACACCATGCGACTATACGACAATTTTGATTAGTTGGTGGACCATGATATAAGGTCATAATGTCAAGATTGCATCTCGGTTTACGCTTGACCTTAGAGGCTACACAAATTAACACATTGAGTAACTTGGGTCACATGAGTCATGATCGTGAGTTCACACTTCTCTCTAGGTTGATTTCGTTTGTATGTAAAAAAACAAGATcatacatatatgtatgtattataatTTATGTTTAACCttatgaatttacatcgagatagttggtaaacggtcaacaagttgcgccgctaacccatttgaatagcaaaactaaggtttttaaaaactacgtccatagatcacGGAGTCATAGCAATACTATGCATGACtttttgaactcgactaagtaggccCACTAAggtttttaaaaactacgtccatagatcacGGAGTCATAGCAATACTATGCATGACtttttgaactcgactaagtaggcccacagcctctggcgccagaaaaccaaaagtatcaaaagcaaatggtaTAAACACGTGCTGGATGTCAAGGCATGCTTTCTCGTGTTTGGTCACTTTACCCGAAGTAGCCTGACCCACGGGTCAGTTAAGAAATTAACAAGTGCCTCTTTCTTATCAGAAATATCAGCGCGCCTGAATAAGTAAAAAacatccctaaccaaatcatgttggtatttgaaccccgggagctctctacaatgaactgcatgctccccaaaagaatccaaacacgccttATGACAAATAGGGCACACCTCATCAGCTGGGAATAAAGGAATCATGAGGCGATACTTAAAGATAGTACGGTACTCCACCGGCGACATATGTTTGCCTAATCATTTAGTAATTAATagtttatataatttaaagtttAGTATATGATATATAGTTTGATATAATGTGTATCATTATTTATCTTTATGGTTTACAATTTATGTTTAATCACTTAATAGTTAATTGGTTTCTCTAATATAAAGTTTAATCTAATCTAAATATTAATAGAGGACTTCAACTAATGCTACATGGCAATCTCTCTTTCAACCTCCCAATTTtacttttaatttatttaaaaataattttgttgttgttattattattattatcattatttacTGTAAATTATCTCAATTTTAATATTTATGATCTCTCCCTCTAACTTTAATcaatattatatatttaaacaTCTTCCTAATAATATAAAATGACATTAAAAATTATGGTTTATTTAACCTCTTATAAATAAAACTAATAAAGTTTTTCACTAATGCATTGAAAGTCCTTTTGATAAATGGTGAATTTTGATTATGTATGTTTACTCATGGTcaactatggttatgtttgatGAATTTAAATTGTGTCTAATTAATTGAGACTATTACTGATAAAGTATCATTACGTGACCAATTATAATTAATCAATAATATACAAAGATTAAGAAACAAGAATTTTTTATAAATATGTTACGTGAAATATACATAATATATAGAGATTAAAAAACAAgatgttttaaaactaaaatcaTAAATTAATTTTAACTTTATAATATCATTACATTTAGAGTTTACGTTTATTAAAggcattaaatatttttttataaaaatatagttTATATTTCCTAAACCTGTGCAATAAAAATCATGAATTATGAAGGTATaagattataatattattatattCTTTAACCATGTGATAATGATTATATAAAAGTTTatgatttatattttttatatttaacccATTTAATACACGTTTTATAACAcctataaattaaattaaattaaatcaaATATATAGTCAATTAAGATTTTTTTATATCCAACCCTGTGATACACCAACTTATATCATGTGACATTTTCTTCTTTAATATAGGtcttttattattaattattattattaataatataatataataacataaaagatattttctaataattctaatattattattattagttaatATATAACATAATTTAAAAGTAtaagggaggggctcatgcgagaaccacccttattgtgagaaccttgaggaccaatgtgaacacaacctaaaatagctaaaaaaacctaaaaaaacctaacccccacccccccccctcaaaaaacctaaaccccccaccccccccccaaaaaaaaaaaaaaaaaaaaaaactaaccccccccccctaaaaaataaaacctaaccccccccaagctaaatgctaaaaaaaacctaaccccaccccccccccacccccaaaacctaaaccccctcccccaccccccaaaaacctaaaccccccacccccaagctaaaatgctaaaaactaaacccccaaaaaacctaaaaaaacctaaaaaaatctaaaaaaatctaaaaaaatcaaaaaaaaatctaaatttttttttgaattttttaatattttttatgttaaaatcgctacttttagaagccaaaaatttttattttttaaaataaattaaaaaaaaaattttggcttcgaaaagtagcgatttttttataaaaaatattaaaagattcaaaaaaaaattttgtgtgatttttagctatttttaggcatttttagctatttttacctatttttaggcatttttggttgtgatcttctccctatatatatatatatagggagaagatcatgcgagaaccacctcttattgcgagaaccgcgagaaccaatgtgaacacaaccaaaaatgcctaaaaatagttaaaaatcacacaattttgttttaaatattttttatataaaaatcgctacttttcgaagccaaaaataaattaaaaaaattatttttttggccactaaaagtagcgatttgagcataaaaaatattaaaaaaaaattagatttttttttgattttttttgattttttttagatttttttaggttttttgggggtttagtttttagcattttagctttggggggggggttaggatttttttttgggggggggggggggggtgggaggggggtttaggtttttgggctagggggaggggggtttaggttttgggggggggggtgggggttaggttttttaaagttttttttagctattttaggttgtgttcacattggttctcgcggtataagggtggttctcgcatgagcccctccctatatatatatatatacatatatatatatatatatatatatatatagtgaagggttcaaatgagaataatttttgtaagaaaaaaagaagaagtttcaaccaataagaatgcttcattttactttatttaatatttgcatttaattttaatataagggtatattggtaaacttacataaatcattaatttgtattcttacctttaataactaactaaattaaatttgtaactacttttcaaaatatatactttttccaaattaaaaaaaaacaacttaatttaaaatGTAAAAATAAATTACTAGctatgtaggataaattacgagttgtgtaggatatatttcgaggcgtgtaggataaatttcgactgtgtaggataaaattttataatttgtaggttatatgtaggaaaattttgatatgtgtagctTTTGTAGATTATATTTagaataattaatgattagttgactcattaattaaagagagaaaaattaatgatatgagttataaatgaaatattattttactaatatgtattttcttattttttcttctcacattaaatttcttctcaaatgaatcttcccctatatatatatatatatatatatatatatatatatatatatggggtaaggttattgtaaaaaaaaggttaaaagtgtgagaagtgtgagaaatattatGGAGATGACATCTGTCATCagtctaaattaattcaaaagggtaaacaagtaattttatcattgattcaattaattcaaaatattccataaccgccaccttatttatagaaacatgatttttttttaaaagatctctataaaaacactacgaataacactgcaaccaccattcatcacgtatataacatcattcaataagtatataacatcattTTAAATatctctataaaaacactacgaatGACACTGCAAAATCCTtattcagcacatatataacatTATTCAATAATtgtataacaccattcaataagtatataacaccattcaataagtatataacactattaaAGACACTACCTCCATTTCCAGAATGTGTTCATAGTATAATGTTCATAGTATGGTTATtgtacatggtgttttaaacctgcatGCATGATGTTTTACATCTGCATGCTAGTAGATGTTCCAGATTTcatattttaaaacaccatggtgTTTTAAAACCTACATTCTTGTAGATGTTCTTCGCATGTTCATCGTATAGTGTTTTACACCTGCATTCCAGTATGTGTTTAAAACACTACGCTTTGAATCACAATACAATTAAAACACCACTGTATGAACATAGACAAAACATcatggactaaacatctgatcgaaacatatttttttctatataagtatagcaatgtggtactcatattaaagataaaaaacactcttttttaaaaaaaaagttacgtataaaaagttattgacgtttaaaaaagacgggggaagttgcatgtgcattaatgttagtttcttaatttaaaaatattaaatttacaTGTATACCCTTAATCTaaaaaattaatatgtttaatagtaaacattatttataattttgccattatgatctcaaccataatggtgtagattctttcttacctttctcacaaaaaaccacttttttacaggaacctatatatatatatatatatatatatatatattattgttgAATTTAgctataattattaattaattaatatataacatAAAGATATTGATTTAATTCGCACGGTTTTAATATAATTCtaatattgttttattaatatatatatatatatatatatatatataatataaattattGTTGAATATAGCTATAGAATCTTGAAGAATTAACGaatatatatttttgaatttAAGTTAATTTTCTAGTTAATAAATTCTATTTAACTTATGATTGTTATTTATTTACGATCAATCATATATATAAGCTATTTTTCATTATTGTAAATAAGATTTACATAGCGCCTTGAGTTTACGTTTGATCGGTTAAATAAATTATGGGAtgagtttagttttttttagttattaacaataaaaaatatataaattttagtATTAAATAGTGGAATCCCTCGTACAATACGACATGAATTCAGCTTTGATCGGTATCAGTTTGATTCGTTATGATACCGTCATTCGATATAGCAACCTAAAGAAAAAACAAATGGAATAAAATCCTAAACATTAGTATATGAATCTTGTggtaacttaaaaaaataaattatactATTCTTTGCATAAAAAACAAAATATGATATCAAAGTGAAACTCATTAATGAAATATGTGCTCTAGCTAATATTAAGATTTAGACGTACTAGCAGATTTATCAAGTGTAGGTTTCCATTTCAATTATTTACAATTcaagttgtctaaattgtaagTTTTAACTTACGCATATATTGATAACTAACAACAATTATCTGTGGTATATTACCATCTTAAATTGTGTtaatttattttgattttctTCAAATTTCGAAGAATTGACATTTTTCTGATTATGGGTATCTTAAGCAATTATTTTACGGTATTTATCATTTTTATTTACATGAGATATCTTCTTTATTCAGTTCGTGTAGCACACGAGGTCCACAACATAGTATATGATATATAGTTTAATATAATGTATATCATTACTTAAATGTATAAAAGTTTTAATAAGAAAACATGAATGAAACTTGAGAAGGATAACGAAATTACTGATCAATTATTTTTTTAG
The sequence above is drawn from the Helianthus annuus cultivar XRQ/B chromosome 12, HanXRQr2.0-SUNRISE, whole genome shotgun sequence genome and encodes:
- the LOC110912363 gene encoding U-box domain-containing protein 11; its protein translation is MFYAIITTNKQTYIPLHNTTVFSPFTKTRFNFQSLTTPTFLFDSFPSIFINYKPPIHHNSTMAGDHSTAVVAEIQSLLRLVRDVARRSATGFAGAFKKDCSDMCRRVALLAHLLEEIRDYEGDLRPLDLSASSSSNSSALCEVAEAIKAVKRLVLFAGSFDCNVSTDGTAQQIVFQFQCVTSKLEKALAGLPYDHFDISEEVKEQVDLVRVQLKRAAERYGGSQDLTVLSIGLSQSLAKESDIVHGISHDHNEVELKVGNVSNESVVNDVDEMIYEPATASSDASCMLKPAEDAVNNVEENKKPVIPDDFLCPISLELIRDPVIVSTGQTYERSYIQRWINCGNTTCPKTRQKLQNLILTPNYVLRSLITQWCTLHNVEHPTLLTNSRLKNIDKSFLDMIDAIVQNLSSQSIEEQRAAVSEIRSLSKRSTDNRILIAEAGAIPVLVSLILSEDDITQQHAVTSILNLSIYEDNRELIMLANAVPSIVQVLRTGAMETRENAAATLFSLSLADENKIIIGASGAIPLLVHLLENGSKRGKNDAATALFNLCIYQGNKGRAVRAGVIAVLVKMLTESNGSMVDEALTILSILASHQEAKAAMLRACIIPNLIEHVAAANSRNQENAISILLSLCKRDDENLGVISRLGVLTPLMELANNGTERAKRKAVLLLGHLQRSQQQLQHVDG
- the LOC110912366 gene encoding nicotinate-nucleotide pyrophosphorylase [carboxylating], chloroplastic, whose product is MFGISFSQLVAPTSPLIASSRCCSRNKLVVKMTAVTNVKHEKLIESVVVKPPVHPTYDLKGVIQLALSEDAGDKGDVTCLATIPTEMEVEAYFLAKDDGIVAGIALAEMIFNEVDPTLKVEWFRKDGDNVVRGLKFGKVHGRAHSIVVAERVVLNFMQRMSGIATLTKAMADAAHPACILETRKTAPALRLVDKWAVLIGGGQNHRMGLFDMVMIKDNHISIAGGVSNALKSVDVYLKKNNLQMGVEVETRTFEEIHEVLNYASQNDTSLSRIMLDNMVVPQPDGDIDVSMLKQAVELISGKFETEASGNVTLETVHKIGQTGVTYISSGALTHSVKALDISLKIDTELALEVGRRTKRA